The Agrobacterium larrymoorei sequence CATTCGGTGTCACGTCGCTGACATTCATCGCGCTTTTTTCGCCATTCCTGGCGGCACTGCTCGCGCCCGCGCTGGTTGGGAAGCTGGGCTCCAAGGCTGCCTGGCTGCTGGCGCTCATTCCCGCATTTGCCTTCGTCCATTTCTTAGGCTTCCTTACCGAGATCGCGGCAGGCGAGGTGGTGACCGGCGGTTACATCTGGGTGCCGAGCTTCAATCTCAGCTTTTCCTGGTTCATCGACGGTCTGTCCTTGACCTTTGCGCTGCTCATTACCGGCATCGGCACTTTGATCGTGCTCTACGCCGGCGCTTATATGGCCGGTCATCCGCAGCAGGGTCGCTTCCTCGCCTTTCTCTTTCTCTTCATGGGCGCAATGCTTGGGGTCGTCATCTCCGACAGCCTGATGATGCTGTTCGTCTATTGGGAGCTGACATCTATCACCTCATTTCTGCTGATCGGTTTCGATCACGAAAGGGAAGCGTCGCGCCGGGCAGCACTTCAGGCGCTCGTCGTCACCGGTGGAGGCGGTCTGGCGCTTCTGGCGGGCCTCATCTTCATCTGGAACATGAGCGGCACGACCCAGCTTTCGCTGCTGGTTCATGGCGGCGATGTTCTGCGCCAAAGCCCGTTCTACTTTGCAGCACTGCTACTCGTCCTCGGCGGCGCCTTCACCAAATCCGCGCAGTTTCCCTTTCACTTCTGGTTGCCCAACGCCATGGAAGCGCCGACACCGGTGTCGGCCTATCTGCATTCCGCCACCATGGTGAAGGCGGGCGTTTATCTTTTGATGCGGCTCAATCCAGTTCTCGGCGACACGGCAGCCTGGCAAATCCTGCTGCCATTCTTTGGCGGGCTGACGATGCTGACCGGCGCGCTGATGGCCATCCGCCAGACCGACCTCAAGCTGATGCTCGCCTATACGACCGTTTCTTCGCTGGGTCTCCTAGTGATGCTGATCGGTTTCGGATCGGAGCAGGCGCTCGAAGCGGCGGTGCTTTATCTGGTAGCGCATTCATTGTTCAAGGGTGCGCTCTTCATGGTGGCCGGCATCATCGATCACGAGACGGGAACCCGGGATGTGCGCCAATTGGGCGGGCTGCGAAAAGCGATGCCGATCACCTTTGTCGCGGCTTTTGCCGCCGCTCTCTCCATGGCCGGGCTTCCGCCCTTCTTCGGCTTCCTGGCGAAGGAAGAAATCTACTATGCCTTGGCCCATGCCAATCCTAGGGCGATTCTCTTCACCGGCGTCGCTATCGTCGGCAATGCGCTGATGTTGGCTATCGCTCTTGCCGTCGGCCTAAAACCCTTTGTCGGCATCGCGCCGCGAATGCCGAAGATAGCCCATGAGGCGCCGATCCTTCTGTGGCTTGGACCCGCGGTCTTGGCCGCTTCAGGACTTCTCGCGGCGCTGTTTTCCAGTCCGTTTCATTCTGCAATCTCCACACCGATGGCAACGGCGATCGCCGATGAGCCACGTGTGGTGGACATATCGCTCGTACCCCATATCGGTGTCCCGCTGGCGCTGTCGCTCTTTACCATCGGCCTCGGGATCATGGTCTTCACGATTCTGGGCACGGCCCGCGACCTGATGGATCGTACGCTGCAGGCCATCGGCCCCGGGCCGGACAAAGGCTTCGACGCCTTCATGTCCGCGCTGGTGCGCGCCTCCTACGTCGTGACCCGCGTGCTCCAGCCCGGCCGACTGGAGTTTTACGTGACTGCGACCTTCGCCATCATTGCTGCCGCACTTCTGGTCCCGCTTTTCTCGTACGGCGAACTGCCCGCAATGCCGGTCTGGCCACGCCACGCGCAAATCCATGAAGTCACCTTCATAGCCATTGCGGTGATTGGCCTCGTTGCGGTGCTGATGGCGGCAAGCCGTTTAACGGCGATTATCGCGCTTGGCATTCAGGGCTTTGCGGTTGCCGTTCTTTTCCTGCTGTTTGGCGCGCCGGATTTGTCCTTCACGCAGTTCATGGTGGAGACACTTTCGGTGGTGATCCTGACCCTGGTCATGACGCGGCTGCGCCTGTCGCCCTCGGATCATCGCCGCCTCGGCCGGAAGCTCCTCGATGGGACAATCGCAATAGCCTGCGGGAGCGGCTTTGCCCTGATGCTGCTGAAATCCACCGAACAACCTTTCGACAACAGCCTGACGGCCTTTTTCAATGCCTATTCCAAGATCATTGCCCATGGAAACAACGTCGTGAATGTCATCATCGTTGACTTCCGCGGTACCGACACGCTTGGCGAAATCGCGGTGGTGATGATCACGGCGCTCGCCGTTTTGGCGCTCATCCGTATTCGACCGGGAACGACCTTACGCCCTCGGGATAACAATCCGGATGACGATTATGAAAGCGCGGGGAAGGGCAGGGCATGAATACGCTGATCTTCAGAACTGCGGCACCCATCATCACCAGCCTGATGACGCTGTTTTCCATCTTCGTTCTTCTGCGCGGCCATAACGCCCCGGGCGGTGGCTTTATCGGCGGATTGATCGCCGTCTCGGCCCTGGCGATCTATGGCATTGCCTTCGGCGTCGAAACCGTGCGGCGTGCCATCATATTCCATCCGCTGTCGATTGCCGGTTTCGGCCTGCTGCTCGCAACACTCTCTGGCGTGACATCGCTCGTTGTCGACGTGCCGTTCATGACCGGGCTGTGGATTTACCCAACCCTCTTCGGCGTCGAAGTGCCGCTTGCGACCGTCATCTCCTTCGACATCGGCGTCTATCTCGTCGTGGTCGGCGGCTTCACCTCCATCGCGCTTGCGCTGGAAGAAAGGGATCGCGACTGATGGAAGCGATCTTCTCTATCCTCGTGGGCATCTTCTTCTCGACGGCGATCTATCTCATGCTGTCGCGTCACAGCGTGCGGCTTCTGCTTGGCATCGCGATCCTCGGCAATGCCGTCAATCTTCTGCTTTTCACTGCCGGGCGCCTGCATCGTGAGGTGCCGCCCATCATTCCCGCCGGTCTCGACGCACTGCCGGCCGATACCGCCAATCCGCTGCCTCAGGCCCTCATCCTGACCGCGATCGTCATTTCCTTCTGCTTCTTCTGTTTCCTGCTGGTCCTGGTCTGGCGGGCCTTCCAGGAGTTGAAGACGGACGACACGGACGAAATGCGCGCGGCCGAACCGCAAACCGAACCGCTTCCGCCGGTGGGGTATTGATGCCCGCGCAGTTCCTCCTCGCCGCATCCGGCCCGATATCTGCTGCCGATCTCTCCGCTGCACTCGTCATGCAGCCCACCACCCTTGCCGATTGGTTGATCGTGCTGCCCGTAGCGCTCTGCATCGGTCTCGGTGCGGTGCTGATGATGATCCGCCACCAGACCCGCCTCCACGCCCCAATCGCAATTGCAGGATTTGCCATCCTCGTCGGGCTTGATGCCGCACTTGTCTGGCGTGTCGCTTTTGATGGATCCTTCACCATGGTGATGGGGCGCTGGCTTCCGCCCTTTGGCATCGCCTTTACCGCGGATCTGACGGGAGCGTTGTTTGCGTTGACCGGAGCTATCGTGGCGCTGGTTTGCGCCATCCATGCGGCACGCGATATCGATGAAACGGGGAGGCGGTACGGCTTCTACCCATTCCTGATGCTGTTGATGGCGGGCGTTACCGGCGCCTTTCTTACCGGCGATATCTTCAACCTCTATGTCTGGTTTGAGGTCTTGCTCGTCTCCTCCTTCGGCCTCATCGTCCTCGGCTCGACGCGGGAGCAGATCGATGGCGCGCTGAAATATGGCATCCTCAATCTGATCGGAACGACGCTGTTCCTGATTGCCGTCGGTTATCTCTATGCCATCTTCGGCACGCTCAACATGGCCGATATCGCCCGGAAGGCGACGACCGTGGGCGAGACCGCGCCGTTGATCACGCTGGCATCTTTGTTCACGCTCGCCTTTGCCATGAAGGCCGCTGCCTTTCCGGTCAATTTTTGGCTGCCTGCATCCTACCACACGCCGAAAATCGTGGTTTCCGCACTCTTCGGCGGCCTGCTCACCAAGGTCGGTGTCTATGCTCTGCTGCGTGTCATGGTCATGCTGTTTCCGGTTCAGCGGGAGGAATTGAGCTTTATCATCGCAGTTTCGGCAGAGGTCACGATGATCCTAGGCGCCATGGGCGCCCTTGCCCAAAACGATCTGCGCCGCATGCTTGGCTATATCGTCATTTCTGGCATCGGCTACATGATGGCAGGCATTGCGATCGGTACCCAGGCAGCACTTGGCGGCGTGGTGTTCTACGCGCTGAACTCCATGGTGCTGATGACCGCCCTCTATCTCGCTGTCGGACACGCAGCGCGTCTCGGCGGTGCCTGGACGCTGTCCGGGCTGGGCGGCCTATACGCGAGAGCGCCATGGTTCTCGGCGATGGTGCTGGCACTCTTCTTCGCCGGAGCGGGCTTGCCACCCTTTTCCGGTTTCTGGCCAAAAGCCATGCTGACGAAATCCGCTATCGATATCGGTGCATGGTGGCTTGCTGCCGCCATTTTGGTTTCGGGCTTCATCTCCACCATCGCCTTGGCAAGAGCGTTTCTTCTCTGCTTCTGGAGACCGTCTACGGATGGCGCGCCGCGTACCGCTTCGGATGTGAAAGCGCCGTCCATAACGCCTGTCGCAGTACTAACAGCGCTGATCATTGCGGTCGGGCTTTTCCCTGAATCCCTGATGAAATTCAGCCAGGATGCCGCTTCTACACTTGGCGATCCATCCTCCTATATCCGCTCTGTCTTTCCGGAAGGAGCGCTTCGATGACTCTTTTCCTCATCGGCTCTCTTTTCGTCATTATCTGGCTTGCAATTTCAGCCAGCTACACGCTTGCTAACCTTCTTCTTGGCATCGTCATCGCGGCATTGTCGCTCGGTCTGATCCGCCACCAGATCGTTAGGAGCGATAGCAGGCGGGTCCATGTCATTCCGCTCCTGTCGCTGGTGGTGCTGTTCATCAAGGAATTGGCGCTGTCCGCTTGGACAGTCGCAAGGCTGGTGGTTCGGCCGAAGATAGAGTTGAGGCCGGGCATCTTTGCCTATCCGCTCACCGTTCAGGGCGACTTCGAAATCGCTCTCCTCGCCAATCTGATTACCCTGACGCCCGGCACGCTTTCGGTCGATGTGACCGACGACCGCAAAACGCTCTATGTCCACGCGCTGGACTGCAGCGATGTTGAGGCGACCAGAAAGTCGATTGCCGCCGGGTTCGAGCGCAAGATCATGGAGGCCTTTACGAGATGACGCCGGAACTCCTTGTGTCTTACGCCTCTTTTGCGGCTCTCCTCATATTGTGCGTCGCTTTTTTGCTTACCGTTTACAGGGCCGTCGTCGGACCGACCCTGCCGGATCGAGTTGTCGCTCTCGATATGCTCGTGGGAATCGCCATCGGTTTTATCGCAGTCATCGCGATTCGCACCGGCTTCAACCTCTATATCGATATCGCCATTGCTCTCTGTTTGGTGGGTTTCCTGGCAACGGTGGCCTTTGCCCGCTTCATTCTGTCGCGCCAACCGGAAAATAGGATCGATAAAATACAAATTCCTGACGCTTCAGACGTTGTTTCGCCGTCTCAGACACTGCGAAATGTAACAGGTAAAGTGCGGAAAAGCGCTGCCAAAGGTCGTGGAAAAAAGGCGAAAGACAGGGCGGAATGAGTTGGGTAATCGCATTGGTTGTAGCCGTGCTGTGTATCGGCGGAGCTCTATTTTCGCTCACCGCCGCCATCGGTGTTAACCGCCTCCCGGATTTCTATACGCGAATGCATGCTGCCTCGAAGGCAGGCACCGTGGGCTCCGCCCTTCTTCTTTTGGCAGTTGGCCTTTATTCCCAACAGCTTGCGGTATTGGGGTGCGCGCTCGTCGGCTTTTTATTTGTGGTTTTGACCGCTCCAATATCGGCGCATTTGCTTGCTAAATCTGCGCATCAGGCTGGATATAAATCCTCTTCCCAGACTGTCAAAGACGACCTGAAAGCAGATCGAAAGTTCAAATAAAAAAACATCTTCGCCCTAAACTTGTATGCTTTTCTTCTACTGAAAAATTTTGTTACCCGTTATTTTTTACATATCAATTTCTGTAAATCTTGTCTGAGTTGTTCCAAAATAATATCTGGACTTTTTTTGGTTAGGTGCTATCCACGGTACGCAAAGTTGCTGATGTTGATTTGCTTTTCGTTATTGGCGTTCCGTCGCTGCCTACATAGGACTGAAAAGTCTTGGCGGGTGACTTGCCGGAAATACAGTCACGAATGACGCAAATCGCGCCGGTATATTCCACCTTTTCTGCATGAGGCTCAGGGTTGGCTTCGTGTCATACACACAGGTGCAGTTTCGCTGGCCGTACTTTGCAATATTGGCGAATGTGGCTTTGCCCGTCGCTACGCGTGACATGAACAGGAGATATTTCAATGACGGAAACTACATATGGCGGAGCGCAGAATCTGCTCGTCGAGCTGACTGCGGATATCGTTGCCGCATATGTTAGCCACCATGTCGTTCCGGTTGCGGAACTTCCAAGCCTGATTTCCGACGTCCACAACGCGCTGAATGGCACCTCTGCCCCGGCTGTGGCTTCGGTTAGCGTCGAAAAGCAGAAGCCTGCGGTTTCTGTGCGTAAGTCGGTTCAGGATGATCAGATCATCTGTTTGGAATGTGGCGGATCTTTCAAGTCGCTCAAGCGTCATTTGACGACACATCACAATATTACGCCGGAAGAATACCGCGAAAAGTGGGATCTTCCGGTGGATTACCCGATGGTGGCTCCAGCCTATGCAGAAGCGCGTTCGCGCCTGGCAAAGGAAATGGGTCTCGGCCAGCGTCGCAAATCCGGTCGCTGATCTCTTCGCAGCAGCATTCGCAAAGACACGAAAGCCGGCCTATTTGGGTCGGCTTTTTGCGTTTCATCGGTGAACTGCCAGCGGTGCCGCCGCAACCAATAAAGAGGCTGGAGCGATATCATGATCGCGCCAGCCTTAGAGCGTTTCCTTGTTAAATAGAAACGTTCTGCCGGAGCAGGTTTTCGTCAGGGCAAAGGCGATTGGCGAAGGGCATACCCAAAGGTACGGTCGAGCCGATCGCCTTTGAGCCTGGCGGAAAGATGCCCGGCCCTCCCGTCGCGCCGCTTCGCCGTGCGAAGCGATTAGCGCGCCGGGCGATTGAAGCTCTTGCAGATTTGCCAGCAAATCTGCGGGAGGGTTGGTTGAAACGGGCCACCTGCTTGCCCGGACGGCTTGGCCGTATGCTTTGGCTACGGCACGCGCCCTCCGGACAATCAGTCGATCCCGTTTGAACCAACAGAACTGTTTCTATTTAACAAGGAAACGCTCTAAGCGGCTTGTTCCGGAGCATTTCCTTTAACAAGGAAACGCTATGATGAGTCCCCGAAGAGAAACGAGGGTGCCTCTCAGCCGACTTTTGCCAGCCCCTCGCGCGGCACGTAGTACTGGCCGAAGCGGTTGGCGAGGAAGTCGTCGAGCGCCACATCTTCCTGCTTGACGAAACCGCGCATGGGCAGTCTTTCGTTGGCGAGAAGATCGAGAACCGTGCAGATGCCGGACGCTGTGGTGATCTGGATCGCGCTCATCATGCGACCGGAGACGGGGCCAGCATATACCTTGTTCGCGTAGGTTTCCTGCATGAAGCGGCCATTCTTCGTTCCGCAGACGGTGACGAACACGATGACCACATCCTGCATGGTGGCGGGAAGGGCGTTTTCGAAGAGATCCTTCAGCACGTCGCGGCGATTGCGCAAGTTGAGATCGTTGAGAAGCGCCTTCATGATCGACACATGGCCAGGATAACGGATGGTGCGGTAGTTCATCGTCCGCACCTTGCCTTCTAAAGTCGCGGCGAGTGTCCCAAGCCCGCCGGATGTGTTGAAGGCTTCATAGGTCATGCCGTCCAGGGAAAACTCTTCTCGCTCTTCCAGCGCCGGAACGGCGGTCAAGCGCCCTTCGACGATCGCCTCGCACGGCTCGATATATTCATTGATCAGGCCGTCCGTGCTCCAGGTGAGATTATAGTTCAAGGCGTTGGACGGGTATTGCGGCAAAGCGCCGACACGCATGCGCACACTGTCCAGCTTGTCGAAACGCGACGCCAGATCGGCGGCGACGATAGAGATAAAGCCGGGCGCCAAGCCGCACTGGGGGATCAACGCCACTTCCGACGTTTCGGCCAGTTTCTTGACCTTGCGAGTGGATTCGACGTCTTCAGTCAGATCGAGATAGTGGGTGCCGACCGCGACTGCCGCTTCGGCTATCCCAGCTGTCAGATGGAAAGGCGCTGCCGAAAGAACGGCAAATTTGTCCTTTAACAAAGCCTGAAGGCTGAGCCTGTCGGTAATGTCCACCACTTCGGTATCAATCCGCTCATGGGATGGAACATTCGCCAGTTGATCGACCGCGCGATCGGCAACGGTAATGCGGTAATCGCCCGTCACGGCAAGCATCCAGGAAATAGCCGAGCCGATATTGCCAGCACCAACGACAACGATGTGTTTCATGATCTGTCCCCTCAAAGACTATTGTTGAGGTAATAGAATGCCGCCGCTTCATCACGATTCGTAGCTTCACTTTGTTCATATAGATGTATAAAACTATGCAAAACGCCGAAGGAAATATGCAGAATGACCATCACCGACAAGGATCGTGCACTGCTGTCTCTTCTGGGTAGCAATGCCCGCATGCCGGTTGCGGAACTGGCGCGCAAGCTCGGCCTGTCGCGTACAACGGTTCAGGCCCGGATCGAGCGGCTTGAGGCGGAAGGCGTCATCGCTGGCTATAGTCTTAGGTTGTCGGAAAATTACCTGTCCGGGCTGGTGCGCGCCCATGTGCTCATCACCATCGGCCCAAAGGCTTTGGCAACCGTCACGGTCGCATTGGCCGCCATAAAGGAAGTCACGACGCTGCATTCCGTCAGCGGCAGTTTC is a genomic window containing:
- a CDS encoding Na+/H+ antiporter subunit C, encoding MEAIFSILVGIFFSTAIYLMLSRHSVRLLLGIAILGNAVNLLLFTAGRLHREVPPIIPAGLDALPADTANPLPQALILTAIVISFCFFCFLLVLVWRAFQELKTDDTDEMRAAEPQTEPLPPVGY
- a CDS encoding Lrp/AsnC family transcriptional regulator, whose translation is MTITDKDRALLSLLGSNARMPVAELARKLGLSRTTVQARIERLEAEGVIAGYSLRLSENYLSGLVRAHVLITIGPKALATVTVALAAIKEVTTLHSVSGSFDLIAILAAPSISELDGLIDTIGALDGVERTLSSIILSTRISR
- the mnhG gene encoding monovalent cation/H(+) antiporter subunit G, with the translated sequence MSWVIALVVAVLCIGGALFSLTAAIGVNRLPDFYTRMHAASKAGTVGSALLLLAVGLYSQQLAVLGCALVGFLFVVLTAPISAHLLAKSAHQAGYKSSSQTVKDDLKADRKFK
- a CDS encoding saccharopine dehydrogenase family protein, coding for MKHIVVVGAGNIGSAISWMLAVTGDYRITVADRAVDQLANVPSHERIDTEVVDITDRLSLQALLKDKFAVLSAAPFHLTAGIAEAAVAVGTHYLDLTEDVESTRKVKKLAETSEVALIPQCGLAPGFISIVAADLASRFDKLDSVRMRVGALPQYPSNALNYNLTWSTDGLINEYIEPCEAIVEGRLTAVPALEEREEFSLDGMTYEAFNTSGGLGTLAATLEGKVRTMNYRTIRYPGHVSIMKALLNDLNLRNRRDVLKDLFENALPATMQDVVIVFVTVCGTKNGRFMQETYANKVYAGPVSGRMMSAIQITTASGICTVLDLLANERLPMRGFVKQEDVALDDFLANRFGQYYVPREGLAKVG
- a CDS encoding Na+/H+ antiporter subunit D, whose protein sequence is MPAQFLLAASGPISAADLSAALVMQPTTLADWLIVLPVALCIGLGAVLMMIRHQTRLHAPIAIAGFAILVGLDAALVWRVAFDGSFTMVMGRWLPPFGIAFTADLTGALFALTGAIVALVCAIHAARDIDETGRRYGFYPFLMLLMAGVTGAFLTGDIFNLYVWFEVLLVSSFGLIVLGSTREQIDGALKYGILNLIGTTLFLIAVGYLYAIFGTLNMADIARKATTVGETAPLITLASLFTLAFAMKAAAFPVNFWLPASYHTPKIVVSALFGGLLTKVGVYALLRVMVMLFPVQREELSFIIAVSAEVTMILGAMGALAQNDLRRMLGYIVISGIGYMMAGIAIGTQAALGGVVFYALNSMVLMTALYLAVGHAARLGGAWTLSGLGGLYARAPWFSAMVLALFFAGAGLPPFSGFWPKAMLTKSAIDIGAWWLAAAILVSGFISTIALARAFLLCFWRPSTDGAPRTASDVKAPSITPVAVLTALIIAVGLFPESLMKFSQDAASTLGDPSSYIRSVFPEGALR
- a CDS encoding MucR family transcriptional regulator; this translates as MTETTYGGAQNLLVELTADIVAAYVSHHVVPVAELPSLISDVHNALNGTSAPAVASVSVEKQKPAVSVRKSVQDDQIICLECGGSFKSLKRHLTTHHNITPEEYREKWDLPVDYPMVAPAYAEARSRLAKEMGLGQRRKSGR
- a CDS encoding putative monovalent cation/H+ antiporter subunit A — its product is MAFGVTSLTFIALFSPFLAALLAPALVGKLGSKAAWLLALIPAFAFVHFLGFLTEIAAGEVVTGGYIWVPSFNLSFSWFIDGLSLTFALLITGIGTLIVLYAGAYMAGHPQQGRFLAFLFLFMGAMLGVVISDSLMMLFVYWELTSITSFLLIGFDHEREASRRAALQALVVTGGGGLALLAGLIFIWNMSGTTQLSLLVHGGDVLRQSPFYFAALLLVLGGAFTKSAQFPFHFWLPNAMEAPTPVSAYLHSATMVKAGVYLLMRLNPVLGDTAAWQILLPFFGGLTMLTGALMAIRQTDLKLMLAYTTVSSLGLLVMLIGFGSEQALEAAVLYLVAHSLFKGALFMVAGIIDHETGTRDVRQLGGLRKAMPITFVAAFAAALSMAGLPPFFGFLAKEEIYYALAHANPRAILFTGVAIVGNALMLAIALAVGLKPFVGIAPRMPKIAHEAPILLWLGPAVLAASGLLAALFSSPFHSAISTPMATAIADEPRVVDISLVPHIGVPLALSLFTIGLGIMVFTILGTARDLMDRTLQAIGPGPDKGFDAFMSALVRASYVVTRVLQPGRLEFYVTATFAIIAAALLVPLFSYGELPAMPVWPRHAQIHEVTFIAIAVIGLVAVLMAASRLTAIIALGIQGFAVAVLFLLFGAPDLSFTQFMVETLSVVILTLVMTRLRLSPSDHRRLGRKLLDGTIAIACGSGFALMLLKSTEQPFDNSLTAFFNAYSKIIAHGNNVVNVIIVDFRGTDTLGEIAVVMITALAVLALIRIRPGTTLRPRDNNPDDDYESAGKGRA
- a CDS encoding Na(+)/H(+) antiporter subunit B, with protein sequence MNTLIFRTAAPIITSLMTLFSIFVLLRGHNAPGGGFIGGLIAVSALAIYGIAFGVETVRRAIIFHPLSIAGFGLLLATLSGVTSLVVDVPFMTGLWIYPTLFGVEVPLATVISFDIGVYLVVVGGFTSIALALEERDRD
- a CDS encoding cation:proton antiporter encodes the protein MTPELLVSYASFAALLILCVAFLLTVYRAVVGPTLPDRVVALDMLVGIAIGFIAVIAIRTGFNLYIDIAIALCLVGFLATVAFARFILSRQPENRIDKIQIPDASDVVSPSQTLRNVTGKVRKSAAKGRGKKAKDRAE
- a CDS encoding Na+/H+ antiporter subunit E, whose amino-acid sequence is MTLFLIGSLFVIIWLAISASYTLANLLLGIVIAALSLGLIRHQIVRSDSRRVHVIPLLSLVVLFIKELALSAWTVARLVVRPKIELRPGIFAYPLTVQGDFEIALLANLITLTPGTLSVDVTDDRKTLYVHALDCSDVEATRKSIAAGFERKIMEAFTR